The Candidatus Binatia bacterium genome segment GTCTCTGTCCCTCGCTGACGATCGTCCGTCCCAACTTCGCCCGCTACAAAGCCGCCTCGCAAGCGGTCTTTAGCATCTTCCGCGAGGTCACGGCGCTGGTCGAGCCGCTCTCGCTCGACGAAGCGTATCTCGACGTGACCGAGAACGCCTGGCAGGAGCCGCTGGCGACGCCGGTTGCCCGAAGATTGAAGGAGCGAGTCCGCGCGGAGACCGGCCTGACGGCGTCTGCCGGTGTCGCGCCGAACAAGTTTCTGGCAAAAATCGCGTCGGGTTGGAAGAAGCCGGACGGGTTGACCGTCATCAGCCCGGAACGCGTCGAGCCGTTTCTCCAAAAGCTACCGGTCGATGCGCTGTGGGGCGTCGGTCCGGTCACGGCCAGGAAACTGCGGGCGCGTGGCATCGATCGCCTGGTCGACGTGCGAGCCGTCGACCCGGACATGCTTCGCGAGGCCGTCGGCGGCCTCTCCGACTGGCTGAGACAGTTGGCTCAGGGCGTGGACGAGCGGCCGGTTGTCCCCAACCGCGAAACAAAATCGTCAGGTTCGGAAAACACCTATCCGGAGGACCTGACCGATCTCAACCAGATTCGTGAAGAAATCACCGACATGGCCGGCCACGTCGTCAGCTGGCTGGCGCGCAAGGCGTTGCTGGCTCGCACGGTGACCATCAAAGTCCGCTATCACGACTTCACCACGGTGACGCGCAGTCACTCGACGTCGCCGTCGCGAGATGCCGCCGCCCTGATCGCCCGGGCCGTACAATTGCTCGACAAAACCGACGCGGGACGCCGGCCCGTTCGTCTGCTCGGGGTCAGCGTCCACAACTTCTGCGGCGACGGCGATGTGGCTGAACCTCCAGATCGATTGCCGTTTGAGAGCGACCAAGGCGTCACCGACAGTTAAGGGCCCCAAGGCCCTTCGTGCCATTTTGGTGACTCCCGGCTAGCGGGTCGTGACTTAGTGCGAGGTTGTTGATACCGTAGAGGCCTCGCGGCTGCTGATTCATATTTGCCTCCACGTCCTGTCCGTCCGAGACATGGAGAGTCAGGAACGAGATGCTCAAAGGAACTCGGAACGGAATACTGAAACGCATTCAGCCGGTGAGCATCCACGGACAAGTGTCGTGGGATGTGTTCTTTGCCGACCTCGAAGATCCCGACGGTCAGGTCCACAACGCGCGCATCGGCCCCGAGGCCGTTACCGGCAACATCGAGCCCGGCGATCGGATTCAGATTGAGTATCTGGTCGGCGTTCCGGTGAAAATCACACTGGTCAGCGCGGTGTGATGATCCGAACCGTGCGCAGGTCGATCCGCTCATTCGGCGTTTCCCCGGTTCGCGGTGCCGCTTCGATGGTCTCGACCGCAGTCATACCTTCCACCACTCGACCAAACGCGGTGTAAACGCCGTCGAGAGCGGTTGACGCTCCCGTACAAATGAAAAACGACGTCGAGGCACTGTCGGCCGCATCGCCCCGTGCCATCGAGACGATGCCTTTCACATGCTTCGTATCGTTGAACTCCGGCTGCAAATTGTGGACGACCTTCTGCTGTTTCTCGGTCAACGGTGCCGTTCGCGACGATAACGCGCCGGTCTGAATCACAAATCCCGGGGCCACACGATGAAACGCCATGCCGTTGTAGACACCGGCATCGGCCAAACGCAGAAATTGCCGGACCGTTTCGCGCGCCTTGGTCGGAAAGAACTCGATCGTAATCGGACCGGCACTCGTATCGAGCACGGCCCGATACTTCGCCAACTCCTCGGCTGATTCGGTGATGAACCGATCCGCCGGCGTATCGCGAATCAGCACATGCGTGATTTCGGCGCGGTCCACCACGAGACCTGCCGCATCGACCGGCATCTCTGAAATCTTCAGCAGCGCTTCCATGCCGTCCGACACGTGGCCGAACACGGTGTATTGCCCGTCGAGTGCCGGCTGGTCAGCGAGCACGACAAAAAACTGCGCACCGGCGCTATCGGGCTTTCCGGGAATCGTCACGGCGGCCACCGATCCGCGCGTCATCTTCGCCGCATGGGCCTCGGCCTTGACCGCGTTGAGGCCGCCGGTGCCGTACTGGCTGCGCTTTGCCGGATCCTTCGATATCGGATCGCCGCCTTGAACCATGCCGTACTTGATCGCGCGGTGGAAAACGGTGCCATCGTATCCACCCTGCTGCGCGACCTGAATGAAATACGCGACCTGATTCGGCGCGGCATCAGCCGCCAGATCGACGATCACGGTTCCGGCCGCCGTCTCGATCACGGCCTGCTGCGGCGAGGTCTGAGCCGCCAGCGTCGAGCTGAAACCCGACACGACGAGTGCAAGCTCTGACATGAGCCACAGGAATCTCAGAGTCCTCCGGGTCATCGCCCTTCCTTTGCGGATCGCAGCATGTTCTGCGTGCTCAGCGGCCAACGTCAATCCGTTCTTCGAGGCCATGCTCAACGTCCTTCGATGATGCGGGCCGCGTGGTAGATGTAATGAAGGCTCGAGATCAGCGTGATCGCAAGCGACGCATACACGAGCGCGTCCACCATCAGCGAGTGATATCCAAGGTAGTTGTAGAACATCGCCACGACGGCCGTCATCATGTATGTGGCCGTCGCCACCTTGCCGAAAAACGAGGGACGAAAGGTCCTCGGGCCGATCGCCAGGTTGACGATGGCCACGGTGCTCACGATGACGACATCACGACTGATGATCAGCACAGTCAGCCAAATTGGCAAGGGGTTCGCGAGACCGAGCCAGGGCACGGTCAGCACGATAAACGTGCTCAACGCAAGCAGCTTGTCGGCCATCGGATCGAGCCATGCGCCCAGATTGCTTTTCTGATCCGACCATCGCGCCGTCAGTCCGTCCAGCGCGTCGGTCAGGCACGCGGTCGCGAACACAATCAGCGCCCACCCGAAATGGCCATAGATGACCAGAATCACGAAGGCGGGAATCAGCATGATACGCAGCAGCGTCAGCTGATTCGCGACGGTCAGCACGTTCATCGTCGGCTGGCGCCAACACCTGACGAGACGCTGGCCATCGCGCGGAGGTGTTCGATCGCCTCGACGGCTTCGCTGCCGGTGACCACGCGGGTTGGCTCAAATGACCCGTCTGGCGCCGCCGTCATGACACCGGCCGCGACGGCAGTCGACGCCGCTGGATACGCCAGATGACCGGCCGAGATGTCGGTGAATCGTCCGCGGGCGTTGGCCCAGGTTCGGGCCTGTGCCGGCGATACGACCGCGACTTTCGCGAGCAGCCGCGTCATCGCCTGCGCGAAGTCGACGCGACGAACCACCGTGCGCGGCTGAAAGGTGTGGTTGACGAACGGATCGAGCACGCCGGCCCGCGTCACCGCCAGAATCCAGCTCTCGGCCCAGTGGCCGCGAATGTCGGTCATCACGCCGGCATCGCGGGCGCGGGTGACCTGCAGGAGCGGAGCCAACCGGACGCCGATGAGCGCTGCCAAGTCGCCACGTGTGATCTGCGGAGCCGATTCGATCGCCCGGTACTCGGCGGGCAGACGGGCAACCTCGGCGCGCGTGGTCATCGCATTTCGCTTGGCCTCGATCCGCTCGTTCGGTTCGATCGCCAACGCGTCGTTGTACGCCTTCAGCGCCGCGTCGAAATCGTTGCGCGCATCGAGAATTTGGGCGATTTCGGCCAGTGACGCCGCGTCACTGACGTCGAGGGACGCAGCCTTCCGGAAGTCGGCCAAGGCCGCGTCGGCGTCGCTATGGTCGCGCTCGACGGCACCGCGTTCCCGGTACAGAAATCCGGTTTCCGGCGAATGATCAATCGCCACGCGGTAGGCACGCAGCGCGTCGTCGGCCTTGCCCGATTGTGCGGCCTGCCGGGCCGCGTTCACGTCGCGCTCGACCGCGCGGAATCGGAGCACCTCGATCCGACGCGTGAGGTCGGTCAACGACGGGTCGGCCGTGAACGCCGCCTGCAACGCCTCGATCGCTTCGCCTTCGCGATTCAGCGCGACGAGCGCGTCGCCTCTTCCAGCCAGCGCCGGTGCGTAATTGCCGCGCCGGCTGAGCGCGCGATCGAACCGCGCCAGCGCGCTCTTCGGATCCTTTTGCGCGAGCTGCACGTATCCGCCGGTCGTTTCCGCCGGATAAAACCCGGCCGACAGCTTCAATGCGACGGCCACCTCACGATCGGCGTTGCGCAAATCGCCCGCTTGAAGAAATTGCCAGGCGCGATCCTCGTTGCTCGCCGCCGGGAGAGCGGCGAGGTCGGCGGGAACCACAGGCCGGACGAAATCTGGAAAGTGCGGCGTGGTGACTGCCGGCAACGCGACCATCGTCGTCTTCTCGGCGCAGGCCATCGTGACGACAAGCATTCCGATCGCTACGAGGCCAGGCGCTCTCCGCATCGCGGAAAAATTTTACCTCTTTGACAGGTCGAGCCGAGCGAGAAGGCGACGAGGCACGTCGGCGACGATCGACACTTGGCCGTCGCGCGTTTCGTGGACGAGCACCCGGGCGTGGCGATACAACCGGGCGATGCGCTCGGTGTCGGCGGGATCCGCTGGGTCGAACATCACGGTGATCCGACGAACGTCGAGCGCCAATCGCGACGCCATCGTTTCGACCAGCTCATCGACGCGCGCACCGGTGAGCGCCGAAATGCACACGGCGGCCGGATCCCGTTGCTGGAGGCGTGTCCGCTCGTCGGCCGTCAGCTGGTCCGTTTTGTTGTAAACCTCGACGAGCGGCACTCCCGTCGCACCAACCTCTTCGAGCACGCCTTGGACCGCCGCCATGCGGCGCTCGCGATCTGCCGCCGCCGCGTCGATCACGTGCAACACCAGGTCGGCTTCCGACACCTCTTCGAGCGTGGCGCGAAAGGCCGCGACCAGCGCGTGCGGCAGCCGGTCGATGAAGCCGACGGTATCTGAGATGAGGAGCTCGCCGCGACCCGGAAGCCGCACCTGACGGACCAGCGGATCGAGTGTGACAAACAGCGCGTCCGACGCCTCCGCGCTGGCGTCGGTCAAGAGATTGAACAGCGTCGTCTTGCCCGCGTTCGTGTACCCAACCAGGGCGACGGTGGGCACGGCGGCCTTGTGACGGCGCTCGCGCAATTGCGCGCGGCGTTTTCGCACATGCTCGATGTCTTCGGACACCACGTGGATTCGCGTCCTGATCCGTCGCCGATCGGTTTCGAGTTTCGTTTCGCCAGGGCCCCTCGTGCCGATCCCGCCGCCCAATCGCGACAGCGCCGCAGCTGAGCCGACCAGCCGCGGCAGGAGGTAGCGCAGCTGCGCGAGCTCGACTTGCAGCTTCCCTTCCCGTGTTCGCGCGCGGCGCGCAAAGATATCCAGAATCAATTGCGTACGGTCGATGACTTTTCGACCGACGATCGCTTCGATCTCTCGCAGTTGCGCCGGCGTCAGCTCGGCATCGAAGACGACCACATCAACCGCGGTTTCGGCACACGTCGCGGCGAGCCCTTCGATCTTTCCCGCGCCGAGATATGTCGACGGATCTGGTTTCGGCCGTTCTTGCAGCACGCGCAGGACGACGTGCGCACCGGCCGCTTCTGCGAGCCCGGCGAGCTCTTCGAGCGAGCGCTCGGCTTCGAGACGCCGCGCCCGCCCGGAAACGAGGCCGACGAGCGCCGCCTTCTCAGTCGGGGCTACTCGCGCTGCGCGCATGCCCTCACGTCTTCCCACGCCACCGCGCCCGCGCGAATCAAACGCACATCCACATGCGTCACGTCGACAATCGTTGACGCGGGTCCGCCCGGCGTTGTGCCGGAATCGAGCAGCACGTCCACGCCGTTCGAGAGGCGATCCGCCACGTCATCCGGGTCATCGGTGGCAGGCTGCCCGCTGAGGTTCGCGCTAGTAGCCGTGATCGGCCGGTCGAAGGTGGCTGATAGTGCCCGCGCCACTGCATGCGAGGGTACACGGATGCCGATCGTTGAGCCGCCGGCGGTCACCTCGGGCGCCAGCGCGCGGGGCGCGTGCATGACGAGCGTCAGCGGCCCGGGCCAGAATCGTTCGGCAAGGCGGGTTGCGGTGGCGTCCATCTCACCGATCCATTGCCGCACTTGGCGAATATCGGCGGCGATCAATGGCAGCGCCCGATCGGTATCGCGGCCCTTGAGAGTAAAAATGCGCGCCACAGCGGCAGGATTCCACGGATCTACCGCCAGCCCGTAGAGCGTGTCGGTAGGAATGGCCACCACGCCGCCCTTTCTCAGCGTCGCCGCAGCGTGCGCAATCGCCGTTGGATCCGGCCGAACCGGATCCACCACGACTCGTGTCATTCCTAGAAAATGATTCTGACGTTTTTCGAGGGCGAGACGTGGATGCTGTCGATGAACCGGATCTGATGCGGATCGTTTTGCATGATCACCGAGCTGGTCCGGACGCCGTCGCCGAAGAATCGAACGCCCTTCATCAAGGTGCCGTCGGTCACGCCGGTTGCGGCGAAGATCACACGTGCGCCAGGCGCGAGATCGTCCGACCGATACACCTTGCTGAAGTTGGTGATGCCCATCGCGCGGCAGCGCTGTTCATGTTCGGGCTTCGTGACGACCAGTCGGGCAAAGATTTCGCCATTCAGGCAGCGCATGGCGGCTGCGGTGAGAACACCCTCCGGCGCCCCGCCTGTTCCCATGACCGCGTGGACACCGGAGCCAACGACCGCCGCGGCGATTCCAGCCGACAGGTCGCCGTCGCCAATCAGCCGGATGCGCGCGCCGGTTGCCCGAATTTCGTTAATCAGCTGTTCGTGCCGGGGCCGGTCGAGAACAATGACGACGAGGTCGTCGACTTTGCGGCCGAGGCAACGGGCGATGGCGTTGAGATTGTCGGCGACAGGCGCGTCAAGACTCACGTCGCCTTTTGAGCTCGGACCGACGACAAGCTTTTCCATGTAGAGATCGGGGGCGTGCAAAAGTCCGCCCTTGCTCGAAGCTGCCAGCACCGCGATGGCATTGGAGGCGCCGGTCGCGCACAGATTGGTGCCCTCCAACGGATCCACTGCGATGTCGACCTGTGGAAACCCGGCGGCCGCCGAACCGCGCAACGCATGTGCCAGGCCCACTTTTTCGCCGATGTAGAGCATCGGTGCTTCATCACGCTCGCCTTCGCCGATGACAATCGTGCCGTCGATCGGTACCGAGTCCATCACCTTTCGCATCGCCTCGACCGCAACCTGATCGGACTTATGACGGTCGCCCTGGCCCATGGTGTGGGCGCAGGCAATAGCGGCCTGTTCGACGACTCGCAGGAATTCGAGAGAAAGATCTGCATCCATGTCGATTCGACTCCTACGATCGATGCGCGGGAAGGTCGCACCGCGTCGGACGATCGGTGCGATAGCCGAGAAGGTAGTCGGCTTGCATGATTTTGTGAATTTCGCGCGTGCCCTCGTAAATCACCGCGCCCTTGCAGTTGCGATAGAAGCGTCCGACCGGGTACTCGTCGGAATATCCATTGGCGCCATGGATCTGGACGGCGTCACCGGCCGCGCGTTCCGATGCGACGGTGGCAAACCACTTGGCGAGCCCCGTCTCACGCGTGTTCCGGCGACCCTGGTTTTTCAAACATCCGGAACGCAGCCACAACAGTCGAGCCGCTTGGTAATCCGATTCCATCTGCGCGATCATTTCTTTCACGAGCTGATGCTGGCCGATTTCAACGCCGAACGTGTAGCGCTCTTTCGCGTATTTCACGCTCGCGTCGCGGCAGGCGCGGATAAGCCCCGTGGCGCCGGCGGCGACCGTGAACCGCCCCTGATCGAGCCCGAACATCGCGATCTTGAATCCCTCGCCGAGCCGGCCGACGAGATTTTCTTCGGGCACCTCGACTTCGTCCATCTTGAACCAGCCGGTGTTGCCGGCAAGGATGCCCCACTTTTCCTTCATCGGGCCGGACGAAAATCCTTTGAATGTGCGCTCGACCATGAAAGCGCTCAGTCCTCCCGGATCCCGTAACTTCTTCTTCTCGAGATCGGTCCAGGCGAACACCAGAAAGTGGTCCGCGACGTCGGCGAGCGAAATCCACGATTTTTCGCCGCTGAGCACGTAGCGGGCGCCTTTCTTTATCGCTGTTGTCTGAATGGCGCGGACGTCGCTCCCGGCACCAGGCTCGGTCAGCCCATATCCAGAGATCTTGCGTCCCTGCGCCTGTGGCACGAGATAACGCTGCTTTTGTTCCTCGGTTCCCCACGACAGCAGGGTGAGGCAGTTCAGCCCGGCGTGCACAGACATAATCACGCGCAACGACGTGTCGACGTACTCGAGTTCCTCGCTTGCGATACCCAGACAGACGTAATCCATTCCGGCGCCACCGTACTGTTGCGGCACGGAAATTCCGAGCAGTCCAAGCTTGGCCATGCCGCCGAGCACGCGATCGCGGTCGAAGCGGTGATGACGGTCGTCGTCCTTGATATGCGGCGCGATCTCACGCGCGGCCCACTCACGAACCGACTGCTCGAGCAACTGCTGTTCGTCTGTCAGATCGAAGCTGATCATATGAGCCCGGAATCGTATCACGCGCTCCGGCGAAGCTGCACCACCGCGCCGCGGCCAAGGCCGAGCGTGGCGGCGGCGCTTCCGCCGCTGATGGCGATCTCCAGCCGGTCGGTGCTGCCCACGAGCGCGCACAATTCGCCGGCCGAGACGTCGGCGTAGGTCGAGACGATCCGAGGGATCACGTGTGCTCCGACCCGTACGCTCACCGTTCCCGAGATCCGCCTAAGCATCCGGTCGTCCACATTCGTAATCAGATTCCCAAAGCGGTCCACGCGCAGCACTTCGCCGTCCACGCCGTCGTCTTGGACACGGGGCCTCGGCACATCGAGATGGACCAAAGACGCAGCCGGCCGACCCAGCGCGCTCAGTTGAATCTCGTTGGCCAGCCATGCCGCCGCCGGCGCGAATCGATCGCGGCCTTCGAAGGTCTTGCTGATCGTCGGCCTCGCATAGCGCGGATCGGTCAGCTCCACCGCACTCGGCGGCGGCGTTTCGTCGAGCGCGACCGAGAGGACCCCGTTGTCTGGCGCCACAAATCGATGGTCGCCGGCCTCGACGGCAATGGCTCGCCGTCTCGAACCAACACCAGGATCGACGACGACGAGAAAGATTGTTCCGGATGGAAAATACCGGTACGCGGCGGCCAGCGCCAACGCGGCGCCGAGCACGTCCTGCGGCGCAACGTCGTGTGAAATGTCCACCAGTGTCGCCTGCGGACAGATACCGAGGATCACGCCCTTCATCGTGCCGACGTAGTGGTCGTGGAGACCGAAATCGGTGAGCAGCGCGATCAGCGGCCGCGCCATGACGGGCTAGCGCGTCTCGTAACTCGGCTTGCGGAACAAGATCTCGCGAATATTGTTTTTCATCAAAAAGGAATCCGAGACCCGCAGGCCGGTGAAGAGCCGGATGATATCGCGGTTCAGTAGCACTGCCTGGCGGCCGCGTACGGCCGGGTAGGTCCGGTACTTCAAGTTGGTTTCATCCGCGATCACGAACTTCGTATAGGTCGTTTCGCGCGGCAGGATGTTCCCGAAAAAGGCGAGCAACGCGCCCTCGGATCTGAGGACGCGCGTGAGCTGATCGGCGAGCGCCTGCGCGGAGGGACGGTCGAGATAGTCGATGAGATCCCAACAGATGATGCCGTCGATGGTCCCGTCTGCCTGCGGAAACCGCCGCGACAGAAACGCGGGAAATTCTTCCATCTTGCCGGTTCGGGCGTGGCGCTCGAGCTCGGCGTAGATGTCCTCGATGAAAATCTTGCAGCCGATTTGCTCGCCGAAGAAGCTCACGTTGCTGCCAACGACCGGTCCCAGATCAATCAGTTTGGGCGACTCGCGACCGGTCAGCGCCGACAGCAGTTTCCTGAGAGCTTTGGTGGCGAAGAGCGGTTCGTCGACAGGGACGTCAACCGGCGGACGAATCTCCGGTTCCGGTCGACGCGGCGCGAGGCGATCGAGAAGGCCCACTTACGTGTGAGTAGTCGAAGTTAAGAATGATGAATTGAGCATCAAGAACAAGAGGAACTAAGAATCAAGAACCGCACGCGATTCTCAATTCTTAATTCCCAATTCTCACCTATACGCGCCAGCTCCGCTACGCTCCGACGCGCGCTGCCTGCGGCGCCGGGGCCGCGGCTGGCGTGGCGGCGGCCGTCGGCTTTGCCGCGGCCTGAGCCGGCGGTGCGGCCTTGCGCTGCATGTCCACGCTGCCGCGGAAATGCGCGCCTTCCGCAATCGCAACTCTCGGCGAGACGATGTCGCCATCGACCGACCCGTTGTCGCGAATATCGACTTTCTCGCTTGCGGTGACGTTGCCGGTGACTTCGCCAAGAACGATCACCGACTTCGCGAACACTTGCGCCTTGATGCGCCCGTTCGCACCGATCGTCAGGATGTGATCGCGGAGCTGAATCGTGCCTTCGACCTGACCCTCGATGGTGAGATCTTCGCTGCCGTTAAGCTCGCCCTTGATGACGACGGATTTTCCGATATTCACGTTGTCCCTCTCCCTGTTCTGGCTCGCTTCCGCGCGAGGAGCAGGTGCTCCCGCCGGCGCGGGTGCCTGAGGCGCCTGCGGCGCCGCCGGTTGTCCGCTCGCCGGGCGGACCGCTTCATCCCGTTTCCACATGTAAACCTCCGCCTGTCCTGTGACTGGGGGCGTTAGGGTGTCTGCCTGCTGAGCTTCGCTCGTGAGGCGGAGCCAGTATAGGACCCGTCGGAACGCTTGTCTAGTCCTTTTCTTACCTATAGTTAGCGGGAATGCTACAATGAACGATTCACCGTGCGTGTCTACTTCGACTACAACGCCACGACCCCCCTCGCGCCGGAAGTAATCGAGGCGACAACGGCTGCCTCACGTGATCTTTTCGGCAATGCGTCGAGCGTTCATCACTTCGGTCAGCAGGCCAAGGCGGCGATCGACGACGCCAGGTCGGCAATCGCGACCCTCATCAATGGCGATCCCTCCGAAATCGTCTTCACCAGCGGCGGCACCGAATCAGACAATTTCGCGATTCGCGGCGCGGCCGAGGCCTTCGAAGCCGCAGGGCGACGCCATCTGATCGCGACGGCGATCGAACACGAAGCGGTCTTGAACACTTTGAAAGCGCTGGCGCGTCGTGGTTCAAGAACCACGCTCGTGCCGGTCGACCACTCGGGCATCGTGTCGCCAGATCGCATACGGGAGGCGATCTCGCGAGAGACGGCGGTCGTCTCCGTGATGCACGCGAACAACGAAATCGGCACGATCCAACCGATTGCACCGATCGCCGCGATTGCCCACGAGCACGGTGCGCTGATGCACACCGACGCGGTACAGTCGATTGCGAAGATCCCGGTCGACGTCCGGGCGCTCGGCGTGGACCTGTTGTCGCTGTCGGCGCACAAGTTCAGCGGTCCCAAGGGCGTCGGCGTGTTGTGGATCAAGCGCGGCACGAGGATGCTGCCGATTCTCACCGGCGGCAAACACGAGAGAAACCGGCGCGCCGGGACCGAGAACGTGCCGGCGATCGTTGGCCTCGGTGTCGCGGCCCGTCTCGCCGCTAATAAGCTGGAGGC includes the following:
- a CDS encoding cysteine desulfurase family protein, translating into MRVYFDYNATTPLAPEVIEATTAASRDLFGNASSVHHFGQQAKAAIDDARSAIATLINGDPSEIVFTSGGTESDNFAIRGAAEAFEAAGRRHLIATAIEHEAVLNTLKALARRGSRTTLVPVDHSGIVSPDRIREAISRETAVVSVMHANNEIGTIQPIAPIAAIAHEHGALMHTDAVQSIAKIPVDVRALGVDLLSLSAHKFSGPKGVGVLWIKRGTRMLPILTGGKHERNRRAGTENVPAIVGLGVAARLAANKLEAEARRLATLRDHLEQGILARVSGTVVNGDPHARVPNTTNISFERVEAESLLIALDLDGIAVSTGSACSSGTLEPSHVLRAMGLSTHRTQNSLRFSLGQFSTEAEVERVVDALPRLVEKLRSLTKSSVGPRA